The sequence below is a genomic window from Hippocampus zosterae strain Florida chromosome 7, ASM2543408v3, whole genome shotgun sequence.
taacagaaaaaaaggaatgttccctttaaaaaaatgctgctttcattttactgctttattttacttttattttatcataacacggtaagggaaaaaaataactaaaataaaagcacatgaGGTAAAAACCTGATAAGCTTCCCTTTTAGAAAATGTCAATGTGGACTTCGTGGGAAATTCCAGCCTGTGGTTAAATGGAAACAAACGCTTGCTTTTACgactggcagccattttgtaaaTGAACACTTTCAGCTAGCATTGTCATTCAGAGGTCAGCTTTTGCAGAAATGATACCGTAACTACTGAACATGCCACGACCACTTTTATCATCTAAAATAAATAGTAAATGTGTGACTAggacatactgtacacacatacacacacacacacacacaccctgagaGTAGCAGATAAAATGGACTCCTTCCGCAGAGTTTTGCATGATGGGATAAACGGCTGCCTTGAAACCCTCCACCTGCTTCCACATGGGCTGCAGGCTGGAACCTCGGTCAAACAAGTCAATCACGGTCACATTTGTTCCAGGATGAGACTGAAAAAAGAGGAaaggacaaaatgtttttttaaaagagggCATATAGGGCTAACTAAAGATGATTTTAAATAATCGATTAAtctggccattaaaaaaaacaattaaacggACAACACAACAGTACATTAtctcaaaacagaaaatgcgcAAGCACAAATTATTTATGATTCGGCTAGTTTGGGCCCGAAACCTGTCAGAAaatatgccaaaaaaaaaagaaagaaagaaaaacaggtaCAGTACAGGTTGCAAatgttttgattcaacacaaagataatcTATCTGCTTTCACGGAGGACTACATAAATCATCGTttagaggatttggacaattttaaactAAACCAGGTCTGAAGGATTATTTGACTCCgacataaaaatattaattaatttGATAATCGATTATTGTACCACGAGGCATGTGAAGTTTGCACGCATGCGGCACACGGGTTTTAATAGCGATGGTTCCTCTCAGGAATAGTTTCTTGATCCCATCGAGATGGTGATTGCTGCCGACCAGAATAAGTCAACCATCGTCGCTTAATTACATTTTAAGAACCCACCTCGTTAATGAAGCGCTGGAGATTCTTAAAATCTCCCGAGCTGTCGAACAAGCCGTGCACGATGATCACCGGCTTGAAGGCGACCGCGGCAGCCCACAGACACGCACCGAGCAGCGGCCACATGAGGCGGGCTGCCCCGCCGCTACTTTCCCTTTTCCAGATTATCGAATCGGTCACAAATCCTTTCATCATATCAATAAATAGTCGGAATAAATCCGTGCGCTATTAAAATTGAGAGgtcttaaaaaataatcaaaataatcatcatcataaaagtTGAAATTCGCTCCATTCCCGGCTCCCTCAGCCCTGAGAAGTACGACGGGACTTctacatagttttttttctcaaccgaCATAtgctttaataaataaaaatcccttCAGAATTTACAGTTCGACGACTCGGTGGTAAACAACGCCGCGAGGTTGCAGCCCAGCGAGCACGaaatgttgtttatttgttccGGTCTAAATTTACACGTCACGTTACGCTAAAacgccacttcctgtttggatCCAGCCAGCACGGAAGTCCGCGATTTAAGAGCATTAAAGCTTTTAATCGAAATATGTTGTGGTTTAAATACTTAGTACACAAACTGTCATGTAATTTGTCGTAGAGGCTTTGTTTTACTGGTTGACGTTTTAATGAAGCATTCATTCGCAGTACAGCTTGTCAAGAAACTGATAGATCAGATGATTGATGTATAATCGCCATGCCACAATTGTGATCAGACGCTCAACGTTTATGTAGTCTGCTGTGAATACTGTTAAGTTGGATGAGTTTGTAAAAATTTGGAAGTTTAGTAGAAGAATTTGAGAGACCTGGCCCAAACTCCCATCAAATACTTTGATGACGTACAACACGGCTGTGGGTCAAACGACGATCACCTCATCAATGAGCAATAACTTGAGCTTTATTAACCAAATAAGCAAGTTGTGCACAAACATGCCCAACGTAGTGGGCCACACTAGTTTAATTCAAGCAACAGCACCATTTGTTACCATCAACATGTCTTTTCCAAATTTTGGTCCTTCACAACCACACCAAATGACATACAAAATCTGAATTGACGTGGTTACAGCGAATCTTCCTGTATATACAAACGCTATGGCGGTGATTAATGATTAATTCATAAAGTGTCGACATGATTTCTTTTCACACaaagtgaaatgtgtgcacatgtgAAGGTGACATATACACAAAAAATCTACAATAGCCCTTCATAAACACTTTTGTGAGTTTGCTGTATGAATGATGATGAGGAGTGAAAACTGGAATGCCCTTAGTCTGCCGCAGCCCTACACAGTAGGCTCCAGTAGCTCGTGCAGTTGGCACAGCGTCTCCCTCACGGCGACGCCCAGCGTTTCTGCATTTGTCTCCTCGCAACAGTTGAAGGCAGTTATCGAAAAGTGGACGTGGTCAGACTGTGGGTTGTAACATATGGCGTAACCATCAGGGACCAGAGGACCGAAACACATCACGCTGTCTGTGTTTGCGGGCACCTAAGGGGGAAAAGACAGTGACCGTGACCATCGCGTCATCATAGGTTTATCACCTCCTATGCTTTAAATAATTATACATTCCCCAAAAATACAATAACAACCCGGTAACTTGGATAAGTCATGCTAGCCACGTACTGTAGCAGCCGAGGTATACTCTGGACTGGTTACTTGTCAACCGCAAGGGAAGCAATTGAAAATACTTTTGACAAACATGCCCGCACCTGCCCCGTTCGGAGTTTCCAATGAGTAGCCAGACCATAGGCAGTATCCATGAAGATTTTAGGCACGCTCAGTCCTTCTTCGATGGCCTGTAACTTGAGCCCCAGCAGGTGGCGGTCAATGCCGTGTCCTTTAAGTACCTGCAATAGAGTCCAAGTAGGGACATTTTACTGGTCACAGATGCAGAAGTGCAACCTTGACCTAAAAGTCGAATTTGGTCCGTGGCCATGCTCGTAACTGAGCGTCAGTTGGTgtgagtgttctcattttgtgtgTTGGACCATTTTACCTCAACAATGACTCGCTTAAAGTGGATTGGCGAATGTGGTATGACATTCATAAATGATAATGGCTCCAAACCCCATAAGTTAGGGCACTTTTATGTCAGGGTATCACTGTATTAGAATAATCAttgattgacatttttgaaaagcTTGGTTACCTGGTTCGTCAGAGCAGAGTAAGCGTCAATAGCTTCTGTCAACAGCTGGAGCTTTGCTTCACGCTGCAGCGCAAGACAAAAGAagtgaaaaatgtcctcatgacAATCCCAAGAGAAGCGTTTGAAATGAAACAGCCCCGTTTGCTCACCGACACGGACGGATCAACAAAGGCGAGGATGAATTTAAGCATCTGGCTTGATGGCGAGCGGATGTAATCGGTCCTTCCTTTCCGAAACATCCTCTGAGAGGCGATGTCGCAGGTGGCGCACACGTCGCCATGAACTCTACACAAACAGGGAAACATCTCCGAATACCAAACTGCTGatgtactttatttttcagtctTTTAACTTTTTCTTGCTTATGATTTAACCGTAATAGAGGAAGAGTGTCAAGGCAACGAGCCCACTCACGTGAGCTGTAAAACTAGCACAAGCTAACCCCTTCTACTGTCTATTAGGTACTCATGAAAAACGTTTTTCGTGTCTGTAGTTTGAAGAGGTGTACAGCCGAATTGTCcgcaaatgtttttcaaatatcAATTCCCTTTACCTGTAGTACGCCAGCTGCAGTGCCACCTGGATGAAGGAGTTGGGACTCAGTTTGTGCTGCTTGGGAAGGTCTTTGCCAAACTTCGTAAAGTTGAAAACGTTCACATCCAGGTCGTTGATCAGTCTGGAgcgacatttttttattttttttggtgaatggAATTTTTATAAATTAGCAGTGATTTAactttaacaaacaaaaaaaatgtaaacatgttaGCTATTTGTCTCAAAGGGCTGGcgagggcgaaaaaaaaactgggccaAAGAGAGCTGTCTTTTTTGTCAAGCTTTCATTTGCGGCCGTCACtttggatttcaaaacaaaagatcTGGTTGGCAATGCGCAGTGAGACAAGTTTTCTTATCATCTTCGGCAGCAAACACTTAAAACCGTTTTCCGAGTTATGCAACTTACATATCAAGGTTCTGCTTAGCATTCTCGATGTCTCGCTTGATTTCTCTGTCAATATGGAAGTAAAGCTTCTTTGGCATTGGAAGAGGGACCAGTGGTGCTCTCGTTGGATCCGGATTCTCACTGCAGAAAGTAAAATAAGCGATTGCTCATAGATAGAGTAAATCGACATACACAAAGAGTAAATGTATGAATCGAAACTTTgtatcaacaatttttttcctccatatcAAAAAGCGTTATAACTGAGAATGAACAGTACATTCATTCACTCTTTTATTCCCATGACGTATAAATATGTCAACCCACTACGACTGCCTACCATTGACGTATATATACACGTCATGTCCTTTTGATATTTTTGCGTCGTAGAGCGCCGATGGGTTTCACGCAGCCTTTGACTTAGGATCAGACTTTGCACAAATCACTATATATAGCATcagtaataattattattttaacaaaGAAATGATcaagctaagaaaaaaaaatgttaggagAACACAGCTTCAATACCAGTTGCGAAGGATATAATCCAGCAAGGTCGCTATTGGCGGACCTTCAGCTGTGGCTTGTTCATACAGGAGACCCCAGGAGCCGTCCTCGCCGATTACAAACTGCACAAAATCGACAAAGCAGCGATGCGTTCAACGTTTGGCTTTGGCGAAGATGAGCCGCTTGGCCACTCACCTGTAGAGTTTTGTCAAACCAACGGTTGCCACTGTTGGAGAAGGTCCCGCCTCCGTGCAGGACCTGGGCCGCTTTGCGGCTGGCGtatctgtcaatcaaaaaatTCCCGGCTTCTTGAATGGATATTCCTTCAAACGATATTCAAAGTGCTTGCAGAATTTTATTTCGGGCAGTCTTTCCATTGCTAATGATGGCATACTGCATGTTGCCATGGTGGTAAACACCAGACGCATAAGCATCTAGGTGTTGGGTttctcgggggtggggggaagaatTGGGAATTTACCACttggcgtgtgtgtatgtggacaTACTTTTCATCCGATATCCTCATAACCGGAGAATCCAGACATAGCGAGAAAAGTCCTCTCTCGATGGCCTGCACTGATTCCCGGTTCAATTTATCTGGGGTGAGACAAGAGtataaaaaggacaaagagCCAAGTAGATAAGATGAAGTTAAATAGGGAGtcacaaaaaaggaagaaaaaaaatattcggaaATTTAGCATATTGAAATTGTGAAGGATAGCTTCATGTGTGGTACCGTCTCCACAACTTCTTCTCAccatttcacaatttaaaattcaTTGTCATCGTCCATTCGTTTTCACTACGTTTGTATTGCACATCGATAACTgataaaatggggaaaattgaaaaaaaaaaaaaaatccagacaaGTGCAAACAAGTTGCATGGCAAAATTTGGTGGCATCCTACAAGGTCTGCCCGGTCATATTTTCTACCTCTCTGCAGGCGGTTGTACGCCTGGCCCCATGTATGGCGATGCTCGCTTGTCAGGATGCCCATCGGCTCCTTGTCCGTCTTCCAGGACTGAGACCTGATCCGCAGCAGCTGCCCGTGAATCTGGCTCTCGGTCAGACGGGACCCGTCGCTGTTGTACAACTCCAGCTGGAAAAACTAGACGGCAAAAGTTTGCATCTTTTccgacatgattttttttcgtcTTGGCATTTGTAGCGacttttcaatatttattcGGCATAACAGCGTTATGTGGCATAAATCAGCAGGAAAAATAGTAAGCTCAGCTTTGCTGACCTGGTAGTTCCTGACTACGGTGATGTGCGTTGGCGATCGTCGGGAGGTGCCGTAGTGAGCGACGTAATCGTGCTTGGGCCCCGGGATGCGGCAGGAAGAGAAGAGCAGCGGATAGAGCGCCATGCACAGAGGCCTGCCTCGCATGTACTCCAAGGGCAGCCGGCCActtaagacacaaacacaaatcgGTCGTTTGATTTTTACGATAATCATTCcccaaagtttttatttttccattccaAGTATATCATATCACTGAAGTTGTTTttagaaataaataatcaaatctGCCATTCATTCCAATCATTGAAGTAACATTAAATGCCAAGCACCAATCCTTAACGTATTTGGGAAAGCAGACATTTGCTTTCATACACGatcacatttcaaacaaaaacaatttgttttaATAGACGGTATTGTTATGCAGCCAAATCGTTTTACCCAAATTGCATCAAGACGCTAATCAATCAACAGCTCCCAATAAATGACCCGTACTGAAATATTATGCACATCGCTACACAATGGCTTTATCCCCAGGCTGAGCGTGTATAAGCGTTCACGTTTGCAAACGATGAGAGCCGGGTTGACCAAATAAACGTGTCCCCAAATGACTTGTTTTCCTAAAACAAAGAGCTCATATTCCCGCCGAGCTTTTCAAAACCAAAGTATTTGCGGCAGGGATACTATTACAAAAGCAGGGCCGAAGGTCAGCGCACACAAATAGCAATGCGACAGATTACGCGTTGATTAGAGGATTACCGCAAGCCCGAGTGTCGTTCACTACCCGTTGGAAATATGAATCAACGTCAGCTCATCAAACCGTTCAAAACACGAAGCGGCATCATTCGCTCATTTCACGGATAAGACTCACGCGTCAAGTTTGGCCTTGAATTCAAGCACCGCTACAATCACCTTGGAAGCAAACCTGAAAGGAAACATAGTTTATGATTAGTTTACACAAGACGACTACCTTCAATTATGACCTACTTTTTATTCAGTTGTCTAAAGCAGCGTTGAGTGCAGTTCGTGTTTACTCACACGAGTTGGCTCCTCCAGCCATTGTAATCTCGTCTGGGGAGAGATATGGCCGGGTTGGAGTGCACGGGCAGCGGCAGTCGACTTTCCAAGTAGGCCCACTGCACCCACCAGTCTGTGATCTACAGGGAACATACACATAAACGCAGCTGTTTCAAACCCTTGTAAATTGTCCCATTTTGTACCATCGCGGTGCGTACCCGTTATCGAAAAGCGCAACGGGTTGAtgcaactttgttttgtttagcgCCCATagtgagggacagcggtcactacagtggacaccttATCATGTTGTCAGATTACTGGGTGCCTGAAAGGGGGTAAGCCGCGGCGTTGGCATATTCAAATTGCAGCATTCTCCGTGCTTCACCGACACATCAATCGACAGCATGTGTCATGCTTCCCCAGTGAGATCCAGCTGAAAATCACGCACCCAGTTCTCTGTGTTTCTGGCCCTCTTTTCCAAGCCCCTCTGAAGCTCCGCACCCAGACCACCACGCTTGGCAAACTCGCGCATCACTCGGCGGGTGTGTGCGAGCTCCTCGGGGGGTATGAGGGGCTCCAAGCCTCTCATGTAGGCCTGTAGGGTCTGATTCAGGGGGGGCACCGGCTGCGGGGGCACCATGGTGGACATGCTCAGCTCCTGCCTGGATGTCACCTGAAAGAGAAGTGAGAAGTTTTAccgttgtttttcccccccgccaTTCACAATTGAGTCAAACTAATTGTAATATGAATTTTATTAGTTGCCGTTTGATCATTCTGTACATGTTATGAATCGGtgtttcattttatatatttgaaTGACTTTGTGGTAGTTGTTGTGTACGCCCAGCAGTAAGGTCgtcaaaacaaaagcacctcAAACTTGGCTGAATGACAATCAAACGACATGATCGGATAAGCCACATGTTTATATTTAGACCGGTCCTCTTGCCTCCATTTGcggcattcatttatttaaaaatggcgTAActaacatttattcattcatgttaTATTTCTCTATTGTACGTGTTTGATTAATtggttttaaatataaaatacgtttttctgttaaataattggttatgtagtcaaataactactggttactctaaaatggttcaatgattttgttgtttacgatgatactagtgcagcgtgttataccggagacaaattccttgtgtgttgtacatacttggccaataaagatgattctgattctgaaaaattgacatttaataagataaaaatatttatttattataaaaagaaaaatcacaattcaatactgatcatttttatgttactttttttaattttaaaagttGGTTGATCGTAAAAGAGGAAACACCAAAATAAACGATTTTTCAAAAAagatttgcttttaaaaaaagattgtgcTTGTCCTAAATTAGAATCAAATCAATTCTAAGTGGTGTAtttatccccccaccccaaagaaaaaaagtttgcgtTCACATTCAAAACTTTATTTACAAACCCATTTGTCCCGACTTTGTTAAAACACACACCAttcacagacacacaaagactTGCACACGCGTCTGTATAAAGACTTACACGCGTGAGCCATAGTCTGCACGCCCCCGCTTGGATTTTGCTGGAAATCATGTTTCTTCCAAATCAAGCCTGCAGCCGCCTTTGCATCTGTCGGAGGTATTCAGCACATGAAGCAAAAACGTAAAAAGTCCTCGGCCTACAGATCCGCCCCTCGCACCCTTTAGCACAGTCGTTGAGGGTTCCGATGATTAAAAAGTGAGCCGTGCTCCATCGAGGATGTGCAAGAGAGTCTTCATCGATCAAGTAGAGTCCAGTTGAAAACGCAGAGAGAAAGAACAACGCCGGACCTACCCTCTCGGCGTCGGTGTGATTTCAGGAGTGTACAAGCAAAGCCTCACGTACCAAAGTGAAGTCTCGGGGCAAGTCTGCGCACGTGTTGACGTCAAAAGTGGTTTCCGTAAACGGAGATATGAAAACTAGTTGCAGTACCTCGTTATTCCGTTACGTGTCGCTGTTTCGCCGGAAGAAGGAAGAACACAACAATGACGTGttccacacacaaaatggacagCTTTAACCATCTACTTACAGGAAAGTGCATGTACTCGTGTTAAAGCTGTCTGTAAAAAGTAGTATTACTGATTGAACTCCTTTACTTAAGTTATTGAAGATTGCAGCATTTCGCTTTTGAGGGAGCACGACCAAagacgtgcgcgcacacacacacacacacacacgcacatgcacaaaatgaaaagaacaacagaaaaaaggttttaaatatttattcaatttttttcaagcaagccgtttcaaaaaataaaaactcatttGTGCAGTTTCTGTCCAGACTTTATGCATGTTACTCCCGTCAAACATgttcatttacaaacaaaaagtaCTAAATACTGTAGGTGTAAATAATACACAGCCACGCAAATCTGCTGTTGCCTTCTTTCTTAGTTTTTGCCACTTCCCtgtgacaaaatattaaaataacacTCCCTCACTTCTTTTCATTTAAAGAATagccacaaataaaaacatgtcaacTGATCTTCATACCATGTGTGCGGGTTCACTATATCAAGCAGGCACAAGGCACTCAGATGAGATAAACATCACTGATTGACTGACTTCATATCAGAAATTGAAATCCTATCAAATATATTAACTACAGAataaaaccattttcattttttgcataGACAAGTGATCTTTTGCCACAGAGCACCAAAAGCAGCTGGTGAA
It includes:
- the cratb gene encoding carnitine O-acetyltransferase b — encoded protein: MISSKIQAGACRLWLTRVTSRQELSMSTMVPPQPVPPLNQTLQAYMRGLEPLIPPEELAHTRRVMREFAKRGGLGAELQRGLEKRARNTENWITDWWVQWAYLESRLPLPVHSNPAISLPRRDYNGWRSQLVFASKVIVAVLEFKAKLDAGRLPLEYMRGRPLCMALYPLLFSSCRIPGPKHDYVAHYGTSRRSPTHITVVRNYQFFQLELYNSDGSRLTESQIHGQLLRIRSQSWKTDKEPMGILTSEHRHTWGQAYNRLQRDKLNRESVQAIERGLFSLCLDSPVMRISDEKYASRKAAQVLHGGGTFSNSGNRWFDKTLQFVIGEDGSWGLLYEQATAEGPPIATLLDYILRNCENPDPTRAPLVPLPMPKKLYFHIDREIKRDIENAKQNLDILINDLDVNVFNFTKFGKDLPKQHKLSPNSFIQVALQLAYYRVHGDVCATCDIASQRMFRKGRTDYIRSPSSQMLKFILAFVDPSVSREAKLQLLTEAIDAYSALTNQVLKGHGIDRHLLGLKLQAIEEGLSVPKIFMDTAYGLATHWKLRTGQVPANTDSVMCFGPLVPDGYAICYNPQSDHVHFSITAFNCCEETNAETLGVAVRETLCQLHELLEPTV